The DNA region caaacacgAATCCAGACACCGAAGACACCGCCATGAACCAGTAGGACTCATCGAGAACAAAGTACCGAATCGGATACGCAAGGTAAGCCGCTACCAGACAGTGCCAGAACACTCCCTTCTCGCGTCCCATGTTGCCGACGGTCCAAATTCCTGAAACATAGAACCCGTAAGTCATGATTACTAAAATTCCTCCAAAAAACTCCTTACCCAGCGCAATTCCAAGCGGAACCAGCCAATGGATGAAACCCCAGTCAATTCCACCAAACACTTCCTGCGGAATGGACAGCAGAATCATCTGGCCAAACAGGAATCCCACCATCAGGGCCATCACGAACCGAGGCGTCGAAAACGGCGGCTTCGGATGAGTTCGTAGCTTCTCCCGGAACTCCTCGACAAAGCGCGGATCTTCGTTGGCATCCCGCACCATGGCCGGAATCTGGTAGCACTCCGAGATCCATCCAATGCCAAAGTATCCGCCCAGCGTGCACCACCATACGAACGCCCGCCGATCCTGGTGCAGGTACAGATGGTGCAGTCCGAAGAATCCCCCGAAAAGCCACAGAATGTACGTGACCAGGACGGACTTTTGCTTGGGAAGGTCCGCGGCGTAGGTCGGTTCCACCGAACGTGGGCCCAACATTTGGTCCAGCTTTTCCTCGCGACTCTTCCGCTGCTGCTTTGGCTTAACCTCTTTGGAGCTGTCCGGTGAAGACCGGCGTGGTCCGCTGGAAACGACTGACGGCGATATCTTTTCGCCCATGGTGCTGGGAACAAAATCAACCATTAGTAATTCAGTTTATCGCAGAAACCGAAAGGCCACGTATTTGTGAACGGTTTAAAAGTGTCAATATATAAGCAACATGTGTTTTGTTCTGGCACGACACACGTGCGTGTTCACAGTCCCAAAGATTAATGAGACACTTTTACACTTTTTATGAATCGATCCTATTCTTTGAATTCAAAACTTAACATAGTTAAACAACCAAATAAATGAGGGACAGTCATGGTATTGCGgtcaattttcatgaattttgcgCTATAATACATTTCGTCActtctgtgctatcttgtgacaaacgccatttagtacttttcgagtaaatcgatttttaaagtttaaagttgaaTATTTTCACATCAGTTACTGATAGAATCATTCTGAATGAAGCGATCGGTTCGTACACTATCActcaacaaacgctccaagtatgAACTCATTTAGTAACACCTACTAAAAGATATAGTACAGAAAGTatacaaaaatcagaaaagcacgtgtcacaagtgtgccctgaaagtaaaaaatgtactacgtgtcacaagtgtgccccaaattcccatacaaactaagttaacattaaattgatgtttttatgaacttaaacaatattatttttaaatccaatgttgtcattcatcagaaactatttaaatttttattatttggaaTAAAAGGTTAAAATTTTCCCGATTTTCTTGGATTTTCCAGCTATTTTCGTGATTGCTGGTAAAATGGCTCTATAAGCAATTTTAATCAActaaattaatacaaaaattattgaaaagtacaaaaaatcaaaccattaacACGCTTTAAACAAATACAATCAAAAGAAAGTTGGAAAAATCAAGAAAACCCCTGAAAATCAAAGGTTTTCCCCCATATCCGAAAAGCACAGACAATAACCCCGGatggaaaattatttcattCTAGACACGAACCTTTTATGATTTATGGCAGATCAACGtgtaacaagatagcacaaaatTTTCGAATTGAAAATGTACTACGTGTTACAAGTGTGTTCCTAAGAATTAATTAAAGGGCTCGTTGAatgttgatggcgatttgtatggcggttgtcacaagtgtgccaccaatattttgatggtgatttgtatggcggttgtcacaagtgtgccaccaatattttgatggagttttgtatggcggttgtcacaagtgtgccaccaatattttgatggagttttgtatggcggttgtcacaagtgtgccaccaatattttgatggagttttgtatggcggttgtcacaagtgtgccaccaatattttgatggtgatttgtatggcggttgtcacaagtgtgccaccaatattttgatggtgatttgtatggcggttgtcacaagtgtgccaccaatattttgatggagttttgtatggcggttgtcacaagtgtgccaccaatattttgatggtgatttgtatggcggttgtcacaagtgtgccaccaatattttgatggtgatttgtatggcggttgtcacaagtgtgccaccaatattttgatggagttttgtatggcggttgtcacaagtgtgccaccaatattttgatggagttttgtatggcggttgtcacaagtgtgccaccaatattttgatggtgatttgtatggcggttgtcacaagtgtgccaccaatattttgatggtgatttgtatggcggttgtcacaagtgtgccaccaatattttgatggtgatttgtatggcggttgtcacaagtgtgccacaaatattttgatggagttttgtatggcggttgtcacaagtgtgccaccaatattttgatggagttttgtatggcggttgtcacaagtgtgccaccaatattttgatggagttttgtatggcggttgtcacaagtgtgccaccaatattttgatagaGTTTTgaatggcggttgtcacaagtgtgccaccaatattttgatggagttttgtatggcggttgtcacaagtgtgccaccaatattttgatggagttttgtatggcggttgtcacaagtgtgccaccaatattttgatggtgatttgtatggcggttgtcacaagtgtgccaccaatattttgatggtgatttgtatggcggttgtcacaagtgtgccaccaatattttgatggtgatttgtatggcggttgtcacaagtgtgccaccaatattttgatggtgatttgtatggcggttgtcacaagtgtgccaccaatattttgatggtgatttgtatggcggttgtcacaagtgtgccaccaatattttgatggagttttgtatggcggttgtcacaagtgtgccaccaatattttgatggagttttgtatggcggttgtcacaagtgtgccaccaatattttgatagaGTTTTgaatggcggttgtcacaagtgtgccaccaatattttgatggagttttgtatggcggttgtcacaagtgtgccaccaatattttgatggtgatttgtatggcggttgtcacaagtgtgccaccaatattttgatggtgatttgtatggcggttgtcacaagtgtgccaccaatattttgatggagttttgaatggcggttgtcacaagtgtgccaccaatattttgatggagttttgtatggcggttgtcacaagtgtgccaccaatattttgatggagttttgtatggcggttgtcacaagtgtgccaccaatattttgatggtgatttgtatggcggttgtcacaagtgtgccaccaatattttgatggtgatttgtatggcggttgtcacaagtgtgccaccaatattttgatggtgatttgtatggcggttgtcacaagtgtgccaccaatattttgatggtgatttgtatggcggttgtcacaagtgtgccaccaatattttgatggagttttgtatggcggttgtcacaagtgtgccaccaatattttgatggagttttgtatggcggttgtcacaagtgtgccaccaatattttgatggagttttgtatggcggttgtcacaagtgtgccaccaatattttgatggtgatttgtatggcggttgtcacaagtgtgccaccaatattttgatggtgatttgtatggcggttgtcacaagtgtgccaccaatattttgatggagttttgtatggcggttgtcacaagtgtgccaccaatattttgatggtgatttgtatggcggttgtcacaagtgtgccaccaatattttgatggtgatttgtatggcggttgtcacaagtgtgccaccaatattttgatggtgatttgtatggcggttgtcacaagtgtgccaccaatattttgatggtgatttgtatggcggttgtcacaagtgtgccaccaatattttgatggtgatttgtatggcggttgtcacaagtgtgccaccaatattttgatggagttttgtatggcggttgtcacaagtgtgccaccaatattttgatggagttttgtatggcggttgtcacaagtgtgccaccaatattttgatagaGTTTTgaatggcggttgtcacaagtgtgccaccaatattttgatggagttttgtatggcggttgtcacaagtgtgccaccaatattttgatggtgatttgtatggcggttgtcacaagtgtgccaccaatattttgatggtgatttgtatggcggttgtcacaagtgtgccaccaatattttgatggagttttgtatggcggttgtcacaagtgtgccaccaatattttgatggtgatttgtatggcggttgtcacaagtgtgccaccaatattttgatggtgatttgtatggcggttgtcacaagtgtgccaccaatattttgatggagttttgtatggcggttgtcacaagtgtgccaccaatattttgatggagttttgtatggcggttgtcacaagtgtgccaccaatattttgatggtgatttgtatggcggttgtcacaagtgtgccaccaatattttgatggtgatttgtatggcggttgtcacaagtgtgccaccaatattttgatggtgatttgtatggcggttgtcacaagtgtgccaccaatattttgatggagttttgtatggcggttgtcacaagtgtgccaccaatattttgatggtgatttgtatggcggttgtca from Culex quinquefasciatus strain JHB chromosome 3, VPISU_Cqui_1.0_pri_paternal, whole genome shotgun sequence includes:
- the LOC6052418 gene encoding dnaJ homolog subfamily C member 22, whose amino-acid sequence is MGEKISPSVVSSGPRRSSPDSSKEVKPKQQRKSREEKLDQMLGPRSVEPTYAADLPKQKSVLVTYILWLFGGFFGLHHLYLHQDRRAFVWWCTLGGYFGIGWISECYQIPAMVRDANEDPRFVEEFREKLRTHPKPPFSTPRFVMALMVGFLFGQMILLSIPQEVFGGIDWGFIHWLVPLGIALGIWTVGNMGREKGVFWHCLVAAYLAYPIRYFVLDESYWFMAVSSVSGFVFDHFSKEWDTKVPKRQKLMKRASILVPCILAYLALWGCFLYFNGTITDSDGDEVPVHEAIHNFIKSPWWTDLKQTIHDTILFAQHNGWAEVWKQIVDSMDADGEQNAYKVLGVSPTASQAEITSVWRKMSRENHPDKVKEESQRRAAQERFMEIQQAYEILSKIKSKRRARNKKSNEEL